Proteins from a genomic interval of Flavobacteriales bacterium:
- a CDS encoding superoxide dismutase → MSFELPQLSYAYDALEPHIDARTMEIHHGKHHAGYTAKLNAAIEGTDLDGQSIESILGGELSAAVRNNGGGYYNHCIFWSVMSPNGGGQPSGDLADAINNAFGSFDAFKTAFSNAAATQFGSGWAWLCVKNGSLSVCSTPNQDNPLMSSGCGGTPILGLDVLEHAYYLNYQNRRPDYIEAFFNVVNWEEVSRRFQES, encoded by the coding sequence ATGTCATTTGAATTACCCCAACTATCGTACGCCTACGATGCTTTAGAACCACATATAGATGCTAGAACTATGGAAATACACCATGGAAAACACCATGCAGGTTATACTGCAAAACTAAACGCTGCCATAGAAGGCACTGATTTAGATGGTCAATCTATAGAGTCTATTCTTGGTGGCGAATTGTCTGCTGCCGTAAGAAATAACGGAGGTGGATACTATAATCATTGTATATTTTGGAGCGTTATGAGTCCTAATGGCGGCGGTCAGCCAAGTGGTGATTTAGCCGATGCAATAAATAATGCCTTCGGCTCATTCGACGCCTTCAAAACAGCATTTTCAAACGCTGCTGCCACTCAGTTTGGCTCTGGCTGGGCTTGGCTATGTGTTAAAAACGGTAGCCTAAGCGTATGCTCAACACCAAATCAAGATAATCCACTAATGTCTTCAGGTTGCGGCGGAACACCTATACTGGGTCTAGATGTATTGGAACATGCCTACTACCTTAACTATCAAAATAGAAGACCCGATTATATTGAAGCTTTCTTTAATGTCGTGAATTGGGAAGAGGTTAGCAGACGTTTTCAAGAATCATAA